One segment of Bradyrhizobium sp. CB2312 DNA contains the following:
- a CDS encoding SMI1/KNR4 family protein: MYLAKFFHRPPGDDDRELMLVPGRDPMVVGVHMNWKGDPDADQFLRKEFSGIADAAAAFRRHVAELVASGYVETDHTNYTLRDLGPGPQAKPDWQKGLDELMILALSAPMPEQARQLDALRGTPAEHEPLYLWHAARRSYSAGDDPAQAVRLAEQARDTLVARRAAKQPHYAWSMYEGDLEGRILELLSDAYLEADNPDASLQTIEHLCKVSPSQDRIVKRAELLCAHFPERREEAFDDAYQWSRFGGFDDIMALPDYAEYVARRKASKSAKGWRWKRGKPASEADIHAAEQALGVRLPDDYRKFLLTRGETELLVRLPESSSELRFYAPRELTTQQRHVFDFIAHSEDELEDACTYFRKEYGVSLRHLIPIAEPSQLSRCLLLHVEPGERYGWCFQWDHDGAWELEQKQPGFDVALKRLTDGIKRREAEQLAFFDL, translated from the coding sequence ATGTATCTGGCAAAATTCTTCCACCGCCCGCCGGGCGATGATGATCGCGAATTGATGCTGGTCCCGGGCCGCGATCCCATGGTGGTCGGCGTTCACATGAACTGGAAGGGCGACCCTGACGCGGACCAGTTTCTGCGCAAGGAATTTTCCGGCATCGCCGACGCGGCCGCCGCGTTCCGCCGCCATGTCGCCGAGCTCGTCGCTTCCGGCTATGTCGAGACAGACCATACCAACTACACGCTGCGCGACCTCGGGCCCGGCCCGCAAGCCAAGCCGGACTGGCAGAAGGGCCTTGACGAGCTGATGATCCTCGCGCTCAGCGCACCGATGCCCGAGCAGGCGAGGCAGCTCGACGCGCTCAGGGGCACGCCGGCCGAGCATGAGCCGCTGTATCTCTGGCATGCCGCGCGACGCAGCTATTCTGCCGGAGACGACCCGGCGCAGGCGGTGCGTCTTGCCGAACAGGCGCGCGACACGCTTGTTGCGCGGCGCGCTGCCAAGCAGCCGCATTATGCGTGGTCGATGTACGAGGGCGATCTCGAAGGGCGTATCCTGGAATTGCTGAGCGATGCCTATCTGGAGGCCGACAATCCCGACGCCTCGCTGCAGACGATCGAGCATCTCTGCAAGGTCTCCCCGAGTCAGGACCGGATCGTCAAGCGCGCCGAGCTGCTCTGCGCGCATTTCCCCGAGCGGCGGGAAGAAGCCTTCGACGATGCCTATCAATGGTCCCGGTTCGGCGGCTTCGACGACATCATGGCGCTGCCCGACTATGCCGAATATGTCGCACGGCGAAAGGCGAGCAAATCCGCCAAAGGCTGGCGCTGGAAGCGCGGCAAGCCGGCGAGCGAAGCCGACATCCACGCGGCGGAGCAGGCGCTCGGCGTCCGGCTGCCCGACGACTATCGCAAGTTCCTGCTGACCCGCGGCGAGACCGAGCTGCTGGTCCGCTTGCCCGAATCCTCCTCCGAGCTCCGTTTCTATGCACCTCGCGAGCTCACCACACAGCAACGCCATGTATTCGACTTCATCGCCCATTCCGAAGACGAGCTCGAGGACGCCTGCACCTATTTCCGCAAGGAGTATGGCGTTTCATTGAGGCACCTCATTCCCATCGCCGAACCGTCGCAGCTCAGCCGCTGCCTGCTGCTTCATGTCGAGCCCGGCGAGCGCTATGGCTGGTGTTTTCAATGGGACCATGACGGCGCCTGGGAGCTGGAGCAGAAGCAGCCGGGGTTTGACGTCGCGCTGAAGAGATTGACCGACGGTATCAAGCGGCGCGAGGCAGAGCAGCTGGCGTTCTTCGATCTTTAG